TCGCCGTCACCGGCGTGTGCCTCATCGAACGCGGCAGCAGCTGGCGGGCGGGCGAAGGCTGGCGGGCCAAATCGTTCCGCCTCCTGTTGCGGTCGCCGGCGGACGTGGAACTGTTGCAACGGCCGCCGTGGTGGACCCTGCAGCGGCTGTTGTGGATTGTTGGCATTCTCGCCGTGGTGGTGCTTGGCGCGGTGGCCTGGGTGCTCGTGCTCCGGCGCAAGGTCCAGCAGCAAACCGGCATCATCCGCCAGCAACTGCAAATGGAAGCGACCTTGAAGGAGCGGTATCAGGATTTGTTCGAAAATGCCAATGACATGGTCTTCACGCACGACCTGACCGGACGGCTGACCTCCATCAACAAAATTGGGGAACGACTGCTCCGCCGGCCACGCGCGGAGCTGGTGTCGCTGAACCTGCTCGATCTGGTGGCCGAGGATCAACGCGCCGCGGCGCGAACGTGGCTGGAGCAAATCGTCCGTGGCGAGGAACTGCCGACAGCCGAGTGGGATTTCCTGAACGCCGCGGGCCAGCGCGTCAAACTCGACATCAGCAGTCGGCTCATCGAGCAGGCGGGCAAACCGCGTGAAGTCGAGGGCGTTGCCCGTGACATCACGGAACGGCGGCGGCTCGAACGCGAACTGCTGGAGATCAGCAACCGTGAACAACGCCGCATTGGCCATGACCTCCACGACGGCGTATGCCAGCAGCTCGCAGCCATCGCATTTCTTGTGGACATCTTGGGCGATGATTTGCGGGAACAGGCATTGCCCCAGTCGGCCGAAGCGGAAAAGATTGGCACCTTGATCAATGAAGCCACCGCGCAGGCCCGCAGCGTGGCCCGGGGGCTGTTCCCCGTTCGACTCGAGGAAAACGGCCTGGTTTCGGCGCTGGAAGAACTCGCCGAAAGCGCCGGGAGCCGGTTCAAGATGCGCTGCCAGTTCCTTTGCAACGCGCCGCCGTCGGCGGTGGACAACGAGGTTGCGCTCCATTTATACTACATTGCACAGGAAGCCCTGCTGAATGCCGTCAAACACGGCGGAGCCGAAGAAGTCACCATGTCGCTCCGGCCCCACGCAGACGGATATTTGCTGTCGGTGCGCGACCGCGGAACCGGGTTCCAGATGGCGGGTGCCGGCACGCTGGGCATGGGCATTCGCATCATGCGTTATCGCGCCAAAGTCATCGGAGCCACGCTGGACATCGCCAGTCAGCCCGGACAGGGCACGGAGGTCATCTGCTATTTTCACCTGGCCACGCACGAGCCGGATCCCGAATCAACCCATGGCTGAAGCTACCACTCCCAAGCCGAACCCGGCGGACTCCGCGGCCGCAGCCAAAAGCCGCGTTTACGTCGTCGATGACCACACGATGTTTCGCGAAGGGCTGCGGCAGCTCATTGATCACGAGCCCGGGCTGATGGTGTGCGGCGACGCGGCGGATGCGGCGGGCGCCCTTGCGGGAATCCGGGAAACCAAACCCGACGTCGTGCTGGTGGATATTTCCCTGGCCGGCTCCAGCGGGCTGGATCTAATCAAGGCCATCCGCGCCGAGGACGAAAATCTCCCGTTGCTGGTCGTTTCCATGCATGACGAATCCCTCTACGCCGAACGGGCCTTGCGCGCCGGCGCCATGGGTTACGTGATGAAGCACGAGCCGGCCAAAGTCATGAAGGCCGCGATCTACAAGGTGCTCGGCGGCGACATGTATCTCAGCGAAAAGATGTCCAGCAGCATCATCACCCGCCTGATGCGCGGACAGACGGATGAACCGCCCGCCTCCTCCGTGGAGAAACTCAGCGACCGTGAGCTGGAGGTGTTTCGCATGCTCGGGCAGGGCAAGGGCGTCCGGCAAATTGCCACCGAACTCAACGTTACCGTGCCCACCGTCAATTCCTTCCGCAACCGCATCAAGGAAAAGCTCCAGCTCAAAACCAGCACTGAAGTGATGCTTCACGCCATTCAGTGGTTTCGGGACGAGGCCGGCAAATAACCCAGCCGCGCCCAACTCGCCAATCCGCCGCGAATTAATATAAATTGTTGCAAAACAATTAACGTGTAATACAATCAACTACACGTCGCGCCCGAAAATCCGTTGCCTGCCGCGGTTGGCAGGTAACTTTCTTAACCTGACTTAGGAATCACCATGCTCACCACCTGCCAATCTCAATCCGGATCCCGCGGGCACAAGCCGGTGCCGCTCGCCCGTCGCCCGTCTTCACGCCACCATTTCCGTTCAAGTGTGGGCGCGTTGGGCTTGATGCTCGCCGCCCTCCCGCTTTGTGCCGCAGACCCCAGTGAGGCCAGTCGGCGTGCGGACGAACTGCTGCAACAAATGACGTTGGAGGAAAAAATCGGCCAGATGGTGCAAGCCGATTCGGATGCGCTGAAGGACAAGGGCGATATTGGCAAATATTTCCTCGGTTCCGTGTTGAGCGGCGGCAGTTCCGATCCCGCGGACAACTCGCCGCAAAGCTGGTTGAAACTGGTGGAAACCTGCCAGGCGGAGGCGCTGAAGACGCGGCTCAAGATTCCGCTCCTTTATGGCATAGACGCCGTGCATGGCCACAACAACGTCCAGGGCGCCGTC
The DNA window shown above is from Verrucomicrobiia bacterium and carries:
- a CDS encoding response regulator transcription factor, which codes for MAEATTPKPNPADSAAAAKSRVYVVDDHTMFREGLRQLIDHEPGLMVCGDAADAAGALAGIRETKPDVVLVDISLAGSSGLDLIKAIRAEDENLPLLVVSMHDESLYAERALRAGAMGYVMKHEPAKVMKAAIYKVLGGDMYLSEKMSSSIITRLMRGQTDEPPASSVEKLSDRELEVFRMLGQGKGVRQIATELNVTVPTVNSFRNRIKEKLQLKTSTEVMLHAIQWFRDEAGK
- a CDS encoding PAS domain S-box protein, whose protein sequence is MKSTPARLASIGSWGRWVCCLLAAGLGAFTNAQTNPAVVLRTAEAVRQLSPEQAGQHLPVRLRGVVTFNDGALYSRFIQDDTAGIYFQDYGGMPDLKAGQQVELVGVTSPGEYAPVVVPSEIRILGEQKFPEPQMVSMEELVSGKEDSQFVHASGIVRAVRFEEESHNYLVDLVTGGERLTIYTKTLPVPEPENLVDSVVQVNGVCSTMFNRSRQLFGIHLLVPRASDLIVEQAAPAKPFDIAAQSISSLLQFTPQGNYSHRVKVRGTVIYHEPGVALFIQDAKEGLYAQTRQRTFVQPGDQVEVLGFVAKGEYTPMLQDAVYRRLSRGTPPPAEPVDVDEALKGTHDCRLVSLRGRLLDRGERGREQFLVIEAGGFVVHAYYTSQGDTGEEFRQLQNGSEVAVTGVCLIERGSSWRAGEGWRAKSFRLLLRSPADVELLQRPPWWTLQRLLWIVGILAVVVLGAVAWVLVLRRKVQQQTGIIRQQLQMEATLKERYQDLFENANDMVFTHDLTGRLTSINKIGERLLRRPRAELVSLNLLDLVAEDQRAAARTWLEQIVRGEELPTAEWDFLNAAGQRVKLDISSRLIEQAGKPREVEGVARDITERRRLERELLEISNREQRRIGHDLHDGVCQQLAAIAFLVDILGDDLREQALPQSAEAEKIGTLINEATAQARSVARGLFPVRLEENGLVSALEELAESAGSRFKMRCQFLCNAPPSAVDNEVALHLYYIAQEALLNAVKHGGAEEVTMSLRPHADGYLLSVRDRGTGFQMAGAGTLGMGIRIMRYRAKVIGATLDIASQPGQGTEVICYFHLATHEPDPESTHG